CGTTATTAGACGGAAGCACATTAGTAGACGGTCCCTTACAGTcctatctgtgtatgtgtgcgagCGTGCGCGTTTCCCACTACCTGAAGTGACACGTTGCATTAAATGTCAATGCACAATTTGGCTCAATGCCACGTTTACCCGGTTTAGGGTTAATCTTTTTTAGACAAACAGTGTTTACCTGTTCAATACAAGAAGAGTAGTAATAAAGATAACCTGGTGTTAACTGAGTATAATGTGTGATGTTGTTTAACTCAGTCACACCTTCACATCTTATCCTGTAGATTAGATAAATTTAGATAAGCTCCTGTGCAGCCACTGTCACTGCTTTCCCCAGTTTCTGCTcaatttatgcttttatttctggGTTTTTACATAAATGTTCAATTCTGCCCAAAACAATCAACTTCACTAACTATCGCACACGTACAAAATTCATTGgcacatataaaaaaatattttaaacatgtcaGGAAGATTGTTATTGTTGTAGCTGTATCATGTGAACTAGGATTGTTTGTGTAGTTCCATTGGAAATAAACCTCCATCCTCTCTCAGGTCCATTAAAGCCAGAGATCACCATAGCCTACGCTGCTGTCTCGCTCATCTTCTTCAACAGCGGCCTGTCACTACGGACAGAGGTGAGAAAACGACTCTGTGGTCgtcattaaatgtaaaatgctcCAGTGATGCATTCAGGTGGCGTTGGAAAGGATTAATATGAGTAATAAAAGCCTGGCAGAGGTTTGattccctgtctgtctctgtctgtaggAGTTGACCAGTGCATTGCTTCATGTTCGTCTCCACCTGTTTGTTCAGTCGTTCACGCTGATCTTCTTCCCGCTGGCCGTCTGGCTGCTGCTCAGAGTGCTCGCACTGACCGCCATCGACCACTGGCTGCTCCAAGGGTGGGaggactgtttgtgtgtgtgtgtgtgtgtgtgtgtgaatgcccTCATTTATTCACTGTACCTGAAGGCAGAGGTTTGTGCAGATACAAAGAGCCACATTCATGGCTGGCTGCTATAGTGTGTGTGGGTTGTGTGACTTCCTGTGTAATGCATAATGATGAGTTCCCTTCTAATATCAGATTTGTCCATGAATTGACTTGGACAAATTAATGTTGTGTTTAATGACACGCCACACGGGGACACTTTTGAACTCTTCATTCAGCCAATCATGGTTTGAATTTGATGTAGCTCTGGTCCTTTTCCAAAAGTATTTCACTTTTAGTCAAattaaatgaactttttggtTCAGGtcatttttattctgcattCTTATGTTTTCTAAGCATGTCAGGCTGCAGCTCCCCATCTTAGTCGTCACTGTTTCTTTGTTCAGTGTCTGCTGTGTTCAACCACCGTGTGACTAGAACCCTGTTCACTGGGTTCAGCCTCAGAGCAGAAGCTAAACGGTGTCAGAACATTAATACAGTGAGATGAATGTCAAGAGGAAGATTTAGATGGTCGACTGCCTGCGGCAATGCTGGCACTGAGTGAAGGCCACATCAGATTTTATCATAGATTAGTCTCAGTGGGCGTTAGAACCTGTGTGACACTGTCTGTCCTTAGACCTTTGGATCTGATGAGAAAAACTGCCCAGAAATGAAGGATGTGGTCCAGAAGGACAGTGAACAGCTTCCATGTGCCACCAGGGAGACCTGAGTCATGAGAGTGACTGTAAAGAGTCTACACAAACtcatcattcacacacacaggattcaGCTGGGAGGTTATTCCAGAGCAGCgaggcatgatgggaaatgGTGCTGCAGGCTTCAGGCTTCTTCTTAGGAGGAGAATGTGCTCACAGGTAGAAACACAAGATGCTGATGGTCCTTTTTCACCCTCTGCCTCCGTGCCCAGGTTGCAGACGGTGAGCTGCATGCCCCCCCCAGTCTCCTCCGCCGTTATTCTCACCAAGGCTGTCGGAGGCAAcgaggtgacacacacacacacacacacacacacacacattagcacgTCATTATCCTCCAGTGTTTGACAAATGAAGTAATATTGAACAGTAATACCTAATAAtgctgttgtcatggtgactgtgtgtgtgtgtgtgttcttctaGGCTGCTGCAATCTTCAACTCAGCGTTTGGAAGCTTCCTGGTACGATGTTGGTTTGAGtcgttttgtttttaatgttcgTTATTAAAATTGTTCTCACGTCACTGCGAGTTCTGTGATCACATCTTTCTGTCCTGCAGGGAATCATAGTGactccagtgctgctgctgctgtttgtgagtCAGATTTAATCCACTttagacccacacacacacacacacactgacagggtTCTTCACTTCAAACCTGCATTCACTGATGTTTTAttgccacttgggggcagtCCAGTAGACTGTAAACActacatttcattatttcattatgtgaCCTAACTGTGTTGGACTCATTTTATTTGCAGCTCGGCTCTTCGTCGTCTGTTCCCTTCTCGTCCATCTTCTCTCAGCTTTTCATGACCGTCGTGGTGCCTCTGATCGTGGGCCAGgtatgaaagtgtgtgtgctgcaaaggaaaacagtgaaacatgTCTGGATGGTGTGTAGTGGAGCGTGTGTCGGCTTTCACGGTTGTTCAGTTCCTCCTGTGTCCTGTGTGGTCTGTGTGCGGGTGCAGGTGTGCCGTGGTTTCCTCAGGGAGTGTCTGGAGCGGAGGAAGCCTCCGTTCGGCACCATCAGCAGCGTCGTCCTCCTCATGATCATCTACACCACCTTCTGCGACACCTTCAGTAACCCCCACATCGAGCTGGACCCGACCAGTCTGCTGATGGTCGTGCTCATCAGTCAGTAGTCGTCTTACATCTATGTGTTTGTGAAGAAGGTTGAGGCATTTAAACGAAACtttagagacagaaataaataaatgaggtGACGAGACAGACGCCATGTTCATGTCTGTTCTCTACATGTGCAGCTGAATGACCAAACTACACTAAGTCAGATATGAATTAACTGCAGGTTAAATGAGCTTTACACTCTGGGTGAAATACTAAAGTAAAatctctctctgcagttttctCCATCCAGCTCAGTTTCATGCTGCTCACGTTCGCCTTGTCTACCAGGTGagactcctcctcctccgtctgtcctctcctcctttACTCCTCAGGTTCTCCCTCAGCGTCCAGCTGTCAGAGCGAACCTGTAGCTGTGGGATAAAGTGAAATGTGAAGAAGTCAGTGATGTTGAGCTGTGACATGTTTCCTGTGCAGAcctgagcagctgcatt
The window above is part of the Mastacembelus armatus chromosome 18, fMasArm1.2, whole genome shotgun sequence genome. Proteins encoded here:
- the slc10a7 gene encoding sodium/bile acid cotransporter 7; its protein translation is MGLLARVRKEWFIIGIVLVIVSAKLQPSVGVKGGPLKPEITIAYAAVSLIFFNSGLSLRTEELTSALLHVRLHLFVQSFTLIFFPLAVWLLLRVLALTAIDHWLLQGLQTVSCMPPPVSSAVILTKAVGGNEAAAIFNSAFGSFLGIIVTPVLLLLFLGSSSSVPFSSIFSQLFMTVVVPLIVGQVCRGFLRECLERRKPPFGTISSVVLLMIIYTTFCDTFSNPHIELDPTSLLMVVLIIFSIQLSFMLLTFALSTRLGSRFSPADTVAIMFCSTHKSLTLGIPMLKIVFEGYEHLSLISVPLLIYHPAQILLGSLLVPTIRSWMSSRQKTVKLSSLQPI